CGTGGCCGACTCCGCGAAGCGTGATCCCATCGCCGCGGCACGGGCCAATTGGGAGCGGGCCGGATGGGCTGACGTCTCGTCGGGCATGGTTGCCGTGACCTCGGTGATGCGGGCGCATCAGATCCTGCTGGCGCGGGTCGAAGCGGCCCTGCGGCCTTACGACCTGAGCTTCTCCCGGTTCGAACTGCTGCGTCTGCTGGCGTTCAGCCGCACCGGCGCGTTGCCGATCACCAAGGCGTCGGACCGGCTGCAGGTGCACGTCACCAGCGTCACGCATGCGATCCGGCGGTTGGAAGCCGACGGGCTGGTGCGCCGGGTGCCGCATCCCACCGACGGGCGGACCACGCTGGTCGAGATCACCGAACTCGGCCGGTCCACCGTCGAGGACGCCACCGTCACCCTCAACGAGCAGGTGTTCGCCGACATCGGGATGGGGGCCGACGAGTCGGAGGCGCTGGTGTCGTCGATCGAGACGTTGCGTCGCCACGCGGGCGACTTCTAGGACCCGCGTTTTTTAAGCCTCGCGCAGGGTTTCGATGATCGCGCTGAAGTCCTTATCGGGGTGCTCGACAGCGAAATCGGCGTAGAGACGGGCGGCGTGGCTACCCAGCGGCGCCGACGCTCCGGTCGATTTCACCGCGTCCATCGCCAAGCCCAGGTCTTTGTTCATCAGCGCGGTCGCAAAACCCGGCTTGAAATCGTTGTTCGCCGGCGATGTCGGAACCGGTCCTGGCACCGGGCAATTGGTATGTACCGCCCAACAGTTACCGGTCGCGCCGGTGATCACGTCGAACAGCGACTGCGCCGGTAGCCCAAGCTTCTCGGCCAGCACGAACGCTTCACCGATCGCGATCTGCTGCACCGCGAGCACCATGTTGTTGCACACCTTGGCGGCCTGTCCGGCGCCCGGGCCGCCACAGTGAACTATCTTGCCCGCCATGGGTTTCAACGCCCAGCGGGCACGCTCCACGGCTTCGGCGTCGCCGCCGACCATGAACGCCAGCGTGCCGGCCGCCGCACCCTTCACACCCCCGGAGACCGGCGCGTCGACCTGCGCCATGCCGTGAGACTCGGCCAGCGCGTGGACTTCTCGCGCGTCATCGACCGAGATGGTGGAGCTGTCGACGAACAGGGCACCGGGCCGTGCGGCGGGCAGAATCTCGGCGTAGCAACGTTTGACCACATCACCGCTGGGCAGCATGGTGATCACCACGTCGGCGTCGGCCACCGCCTGGGCCGGGCTGTCGAAGACCGCCGCGCCCTGGCCGGCAGCGGCGTCCGCAGCGGCGGGGGCGGGGTCGAACCCGCGCACCGCGTGGCCCGCTTTCACCAGGTTCGCCGACATCGGCCCGCCCATGTTTCCCAGACCGAGGAACGCAATCGTCAGGAACTCGGTCATGGTCGCCCTTCTAGCACTGGTTCATCCGGCGGCTTATCCCGCAGCTTTGAAACGGGCGGCCTCGGCGCGGCCGACTACTACCCGCATGATCTCGTTGGTCCCTTCCAGGATCCGATGCACCCGCAGATCGCGAACGATCTTTTCCAGACCATACTCCCGCAGGTAACCGTAACCGCCGTGCAGTTGCAGCGCCTTGTCGGCGACTTCGTAGCAC
The nucleotide sequence above comes from Mycobacterium kiyosense. Encoded proteins:
- a CDS encoding transcriptional regulator, producing MADSAKRDPIAAARANWERAGWADVSSGMVAVTSVMRAHQILLARVEAALRPYDLSFSRFELLRLLAFSRTGALPITKASDRLQVHVTSVTHAIRRLEADGLVRRVPHPTDGRTTLVEITELGRSTVEDATVTLNEQVFADIGMGADESEALVSSIETLRRHAGDF
- the mmsB gene encoding putative 3-hydroxyisobutyrate dehydrogenase, translated to MTEFLTIAFLGLGNMGGPMSANLVKAGHAVRGFDPAPAAADAAAGQGAAVFDSPAQAVADADVVITMLPSGDVVKRCYAEILPAARPGALFVDSSTISVDDAREVHALAESHGMAQVDAPVSGGVKGAAAGTLAFMVGGDAEAVERARWALKPMAGKIVHCGGPGAGQAAKVCNNMVLAVQQIAIGEAFVLAEKLGLPAQSLFDVITGATGNCWAVHTNCPVPGPVPTSPANNDFKPGFATALMNKDLGLAMDAVKSTGASAPLGSHAARLYADFAVEHPDKDFSAIIETLREA